In Pirellulales bacterium, one genomic interval encodes:
- a CDS encoding DEAD/DEAH box helicase family protein, producing MSQQALSVDRLSPARAKIALFRSLFRGREDVYPRRFENRRTGKAGYSPACGNEWVPGVCEKPRIKCGACAHQRFLPVTDEVIRWHLSGQDDTGHGFVMGIYPMLRDETCFFLAADLDKGEWQDDARAILDTCHRLGIPAALERSRSGNGGHLWLFFAEAIPATLARKLGSHLLTETMERRACMELDSYDRFFPNQDTLPQGGFGNLIALPLQKIPRELGNSVFLDDAFEPYPDQWAFLSTIRRIDRVAVEDIVSKAERNGRIVGIRLAAMDENDHTPWADPPSRRRKEPRIEGPLPERLDLILGNQIYIAKNELPPGLQNRLIRLAAFQNPEFYKAQAIRLPTYGKPRIIACAKDHQQHIGLPRGCLDEVRQLLSDLGINVAYRDERCPGSPLEVTFHGQLQAEQEAAAKAMLVHDIGVLSATTAFGKTVIAAWLMAQRGVNTLVLVHRRQLVEQWVERLATFLNRPPKFIGQIGGGRKNATGALDVALIQSLSRKGIVQDLVGDYGHLVVDECHHLSAYSFEQVARASKARFVTGLSATTTRKDGHHPIIFMQCGPIRYRVDAKAQAAIRPFEHTVYVRPTDFYSTSSTEDARVRFQELYSELISDETRNRLICDEVLQAVREGRSPLVLTERNEHLDTLADRLSAGIQHLIVLRGGMGKKELGAISTRLAAIPEGEQRAILATGRYIGEGFDDSRLDTLFLTLPVSWHGTIAQYAGRLHRLHHRKREVRIYDYADLNEPMLARMFDRRCRGYEAVGYRILLPASAVPGWPTDVPLPVDPQWKRDYAASVQRLVRDGVDKPLATLFVHVAKSMTVDAEGTERARSASEAFLYRRLQTLPETAGRFRLNAELPIPFDGGGCMEVDFLCADARIAVELDGLQHLESADAYRRDRRKDLLLQENGYLVLRFLTDDLGKRLDLVLDTILRALSRQRMDRQDDREP from the coding sequence ATGAGTCAGCAGGCACTCTCCGTCGATCGGCTTTCTCCCGCGCGTGCGAAAATTGCCTTGTTCCGCTCGCTGTTTCGCGGACGCGAAGACGTCTATCCACGCCGCTTCGAGAATCGCCGAACCGGCAAGGCCGGGTATTCGCCTGCTTGTGGCAACGAATGGGTGCCGGGCGTTTGCGAAAAACCGAGGATCAAGTGCGGTGCCTGTGCGCATCAGCGTTTTCTACCTGTTACCGACGAAGTGATCCGTTGGCATCTTTCCGGGCAGGACGACACTGGGCACGGCTTCGTCATGGGTATTTACCCGATGCTGCGCGACGAGACGTGTTTCTTCTTGGCGGCCGACCTGGACAAAGGTGAATGGCAAGACGACGCGCGAGCCATACTCGACACCTGTCATCGCCTGGGAATTCCTGCGGCGCTGGAGCGGTCGCGCAGCGGCAACGGAGGCCACCTTTGGCTATTTTTCGCAGAGGCAATTCCGGCCACGCTCGCACGCAAGCTTGGATCGCACCTTCTGACGGAGACGATGGAGCGTCGCGCCTGTATGGAGCTCGATTCCTATGACCGATTCTTCCCCAACCAGGATACGCTTCCCCAAGGCGGCTTCGGGAACCTGATTGCTCTGCCGCTACAAAAAATTCCGCGGGAGCTGGGCAACAGCGTATTCCTCGATGACGCCTTCGAGCCATATCCCGACCAATGGGCTTTTCTGTCGACGATACGCAGAATCGACCGTGTGGCCGTCGAGGACATCGTATCCAAGGCCGAACGGAACGGCCGGATTGTCGGCATTCGCTTGGCCGCGATGGACGAAAACGACCATACGCCATGGGCAGATCCTCCCTCCAGGCGTCGAAAAGAGCCTCGAATTGAAGGGCCACTTCCGGAGCGGCTCGATCTAATCCTCGGCAACCAGATCTATATCGCGAAGAATGAACTTCCTCCCGGACTACAAAATCGCCTGATTCGTTTGGCAGCCTTTCAGAATCCCGAGTTCTACAAGGCGCAGGCCATCCGTCTGCCTACCTACGGCAAGCCGCGCATCATCGCCTGTGCTAAGGATCACCAACAACACATCGGCCTGCCGCGCGGTTGCCTGGACGAAGTGCGACAACTGCTCTCCGATTTGGGAATCAATGTTGCGTATCGCGACGAACGTTGTCCAGGCAGCCCGCTGGAGGTCACTTTTCATGGGCAACTGCAAGCCGAGCAGGAGGCTGCGGCGAAGGCCATGCTGGTCCACGATATCGGCGTGTTGTCCGCCACGACCGCCTTTGGAAAAACGGTCATCGCCGCATGGCTAATGGCCCAACGAGGCGTCAATACGCTGGTGCTGGTCCATCGCCGCCAGTTGGTCGAACAGTGGGTCGAGCGGCTGGCCACCTTTCTAAATCGGCCGCCCAAGTTTATCGGCCAAATCGGTGGAGGTCGTAAGAATGCAACTGGTGCGCTTGATGTGGCACTGATCCAGAGCCTGTCGAGAAAGGGCATCGTTCAAGACCTAGTCGGCGACTACGGCCACCTCGTTGTGGACGAATGCCATCATTTATCTGCTTACAGCTTCGAGCAGGTCGCCCGTGCTTCGAAGGCCAGGTTTGTCACGGGGTTGTCCGCCACAACAACGCGAAAAGATGGACATCATCCAATCATCTTCATGCAGTGCGGACCCATCCGTTATCGAGTCGATGCCAAGGCGCAGGCGGCTATACGCCCCTTTGAGCATACGGTCTACGTTCGACCTACGGATTTTTACTCGACGAGCAGCACGGAGGACGCGAGAGTTCGTTTCCAGGAACTGTATTCGGAATTGATCTCCGATGAAACTCGCAATCGGCTAATCTGCGATGAGGTGCTGCAAGCCGTTCGTGAAGGACGATCGCCCTTAGTGTTGACCGAGCGCAATGAGCACCTTGACACATTGGCCGACCGACTTTCCGCTGGAATCCAGCACCTGATCGTCCTCCGTGGAGGAATGGGCAAGAAGGAATTAGGCGCCATCAGCACCCGGCTTGCTGCCATCCCCGAAGGTGAGCAAAGAGCTATCCTGGCGACGGGACGATACATCGGCGAAGGGTTTGACGATTCGCGGCTGGACACACTGTTTCTTACGTTGCCCGTTTCCTGGCACGGAACGATCGCCCAATACGCAGGCCGGTTGCACCGCCTTCACCATCGAAAGCGCGAAGTGCGAATCTATGATTACGCGGACCTGAACGAACCCATGCTCGCCCGCATGTTCGATCGGCGTTGCCGCGGTTACGAGGCGGTAGGCTATAGGATTCTGCTGCCGGCCAGCGCGGTTCCTGGTTGGCCAACCGATGTTCCGCTGCCCGTCGATCCTCAGTGGAAACGCGATTATGCCGCCAGCGTTCAGCGGCTTGTCCGCGACGGCGTTGACAAACCGCTGGCGACTTTGTTTGTTCACGTGGCAAAATCCATGACGGTGGACGCCGAGGGAACGGAGCGCGCACGCAGCGCCAGCGAGGCCTTCTTGTACCGCCGCCTGCAAACTCTTCCGGAGACGGCTGGCCGGTTTCGCTTGAATGCTGAGTTGCCGATTCCGTTTGACGGAGGCGGCTGCATGGAGGTCGACTTTCTGTGTGCCGATGCACGTATTGCCGTCGAGCTCGATGGATTACAGCATCTGGAAAGCGCTGATGCCTATCGCCGCGACCGTCGCAAGGACTTGCTGCTGCAAGAAAACGGCTATCTGGTGCTCCGTTTCCTTACCGACGACTTGGGCAAACGCCTGGATCTGGTACTCGACACGATCCTGCGTGCTCTCTCCCGCCAGCGGATGGACCGGCAGGATGATCGCGAGCCATGA